The Deltaproteobacteria bacterium genome contains a region encoding:
- a CDS encoding 6,7-dimethyl-8-ribityllumazine synthase: protein MPRHLQATPSGEGLRIGVALARFNQSVTDLLLAGALDALARHGVADDAIDVATVPGAFELPLCAQRMASTGRYDALVCLGAVVRGETPHFDYVAAAAARGIADVALRQDLPVAFGVLTTDTLEQALARAGGTRGNKGYEAALTALEMVYLLRAVQRA from the coding sequence GTGCCGCGCCACCTGCAGGCCACCCCGAGCGGCGAGGGGCTGCGCATCGGCGTCGCGCTCGCGCGCTTCAACCAGAGCGTGACCGACCTCCTCCTGGCCGGTGCGCTCGACGCGCTGGCGCGCCACGGGGTGGCGGACGACGCGATCGACGTGGCGACGGTGCCCGGCGCCTTCGAGCTGCCGCTCTGCGCGCAGCGCATGGCCTCGACCGGCCGCTACGACGCGCTCGTCTGCCTGGGTGCGGTGGTGCGCGGCGAGACGCCGCACTTCGACTACGTGGCGGCCGCGGCGGCGCGCGGCATCGCGGACGTGGCCCTCCGGCAGGACCTGCCCGTCGCCTTCGGGGTGCTCACCACCGACACCCTCGAGCAGGCGCTCGCGCGCGCGGGCGGCACGCGGGGCAACAAGGGCTACGAGGCGGCGCTCACCGCGCTCGAGATGGTGTACCTCCTGCGCGCGGTGCAGAGGGCTTGA